One window of the Penaeus vannamei isolate JL-2024 chromosome 31, ASM4276789v1, whole genome shotgun sequence genome contains the following:
- the LOC138867665 gene encoding uncharacterized protein: MNSLDNSTWRCQYLCRRTKLRVIKALIMPGLLYGTETWTLSFAFEPYLDAFCNRSLCRIMGFCWRDHVSNQWLHRETGTGPVTYTLRDRQLRLHGHLASFPQADPAHQVVSVRDNLGWRRPVGRHRKSWLGQIDQTCREEFKSLPGCLSRGTPKALGWSGSFPGLVHELQKCKHTCQP; this comes from the exons atgaactctcttgacaatagtacttggagatgccagtacctgtgcagaaggaccaagctacgggttatcaaggccctgataatgccaggttTGCTATACGGtactgaaacctggacattatcctttGCCTTTGAGCCttatcttgatgccttttgtaataggtccttgtgccggatcatggggttctgttggcgggaccatgtgtccaaccaatggttgcaccgtgagactggcacaggacctgttacctacacactccgtgatcgccaactcaggctacacGGCCACCTGGCTTCCttcccacaggctgatcctgcccaccaggttgtctctgtaagagataACCTTGGGTGGAGAAGGCCTGTAGGACGacataggaagtcgtggcttgggcagatcgatcaaacctgtcgtgaggagttcAAGTCCCTGCCTGGCTGCTTGTCAAGAGGGACCCCCAAAG CTCTGGGCTGGAGTGGAAGTTTCCCAGGACTTGTTCATGAGTTGCAGAAATGTAAGCACACCTGCCAGCCTTAG
- the LOC113826504 gene encoding putative nuclease HARBI1 isoform X2 → MLRREIRMRRYRQWLLLSTELQDPGDPLSKYTNEEFEDIYRFSKESFCHLLNMIQGDLERSDNRGRPLPAVYQLLIALHFYCSGSYQKVVGDQHGLQVSQPTVCRTIHRVSEALAKRYSQFVRFPSLHEAADIHSKFYEVGQFPNVIGAIDCVHMRISNPGGAMAEQCKNSKGWYSVNCQVVAGPDLRILRAIVRWGGSVPDWQIYENSRLKEVMEQGEYGHLVGDSAYQCQRYLLTPVVNPTTHAEKCYNRAHSATRRKVKRVIGIVKRRFPCTSQELRSNPKTSCAIILSCFALHNFALERQGPPDDSEAWYAPDDGPQERYTGDYDPEGESYRQHIIYEWFSHDPSGINYQQDEANCGNQTWH, encoded by the exons ATGCTGCGCAGAGAAATACGTATGAGACGCTATCGACAGTGGCTCTTGCTTAGTACTGAGCTTCAAGACCCAGGGGATCCTCTCTCCAAGTATACTAATGAAGAATTTGAGGACATATATAG ATTCTCCAAAGAGTCCTTTTGTCATTTGCTAAACATGATTCAAGGAGATCTTGAACGTTCAGACAACCGTGGTAGGCCACTGCCGGCAGTTTATCAACTTCTAATTGCTCTTCACTTCTACTGCAGTGGCTCTTATCAG AAAGTTGTTGGGGATCAACATGGTCTACAGGTCAGTCAGCCAACAGTATGCAGGACCATCCATAGAGTTTCAGAAGCCCTGGCTAAACGCTACAGTCAGTTTGTGAGATTTCCATCTCTTCACGAAGCTGCTGATATACATTCCAA ATTTTATGAAGTTGGACAGTTTCCTAACGTTATTGGGGCCATCGACTGCGTTCACATGCGAATTTCAAATCCAGGAGGAGCAATGGCAGAGCAGTGCAAAAATAGCAAAGGCTGGTACTCGGTTAATTGCCAGGTTGTAGCCGGTCCAGACCTTAGAATTCTGAGAGCAATTGTTCGCTGGGGAGGAAGTGTTCCTGATTGGCAGATATACGAGAACTCTCGGTTGAAAGAAGTCATGGAACAAGGGGAGTATGGACATTTGGTTGGGGATTCAGCTTATCAGTGTCAGCGATACCTCCTAACGCCTGTGGTCAACCCAACAACACATGCAGAAAAGTGTTACAATAGGGCACACTCTGCCACTAGAAGGAAGGTGAAGCGTGTCATTGGCATTGTGAAAAGGCGCTTCCCTTGCACAAGCCAGGAGCTCAGGTCAAATCCCAAAACATCATGTGCTATCATATTAAGTTGTTTTGCGCTGCATAATTTTGCTCTGGAACGCCAGGGTCCTCCTGATGACTCGGAGGCGTGGTATGCTCCAGATGATGGTCCTCAGGAGAGATACACGGGAGACTATGACCCAGAGGGAGAATCCTACCGGCAACACATCATTTATGAATGGTTCAGTCATGATCCTTCAGGAATTAACTACCAGCAGGATGAAGCCAATTGTGGGAACCAAACTTGGCACTAA
- the LOC113826504 gene encoding putative nuclease HARBI1 isoform X1: protein MLCKQISRRPATDMLRREIRMRRYRQWLLLSTELQDPGDPLSKYTNEEFEDIYRFSKESFCHLLNMIQGDLERSDNRGRPLPAVYQLLIALHFYCSGSYQKVVGDQHGLQVSQPTVCRTIHRVSEALAKRYSQFVRFPSLHEAADIHSKFYEVGQFPNVIGAIDCVHMRISNPGGAMAEQCKNSKGWYSVNCQVVAGPDLRILRAIVRWGGSVPDWQIYENSRLKEVMEQGEYGHLVGDSAYQCQRYLLTPVVNPTTHAEKCYNRAHSATRRKVKRVIGIVKRRFPCTSQELRSNPKTSCAIILSCFALHNFALERQGPPDDSEAWYAPDDGPQERYTGDYDPEGESYRQHIIYEWFSHDPSGINYQQDEANCGNQTWH from the exons CAAATATCACGGAGGCCAGCAACTGACATGCTGCGCAGAGAAATACGTATGAGACGCTATCGACAGTGGCTCTTGCTTAGTACTGAGCTTCAAGACCCAGGGGATCCTCTCTCCAAGTATACTAATGAAGAATTTGAGGACATATATAG ATTCTCCAAAGAGTCCTTTTGTCATTTGCTAAACATGATTCAAGGAGATCTTGAACGTTCAGACAACCGTGGTAGGCCACTGCCGGCAGTTTATCAACTTCTAATTGCTCTTCACTTCTACTGCAGTGGCTCTTATCAG AAAGTTGTTGGGGATCAACATGGTCTACAGGTCAGTCAGCCAACAGTATGCAGGACCATCCATAGAGTTTCAGAAGCCCTGGCTAAACGCTACAGTCAGTTTGTGAGATTTCCATCTCTTCACGAAGCTGCTGATATACATTCCAA ATTTTATGAAGTTGGACAGTTTCCTAACGTTATTGGGGCCATCGACTGCGTTCACATGCGAATTTCAAATCCAGGAGGAGCAATGGCAGAGCAGTGCAAAAATAGCAAAGGCTGGTACTCGGTTAATTGCCAGGTTGTAGCCGGTCCAGACCTTAGAATTCTGAGAGCAATTGTTCGCTGGGGAGGAAGTGTTCCTGATTGGCAGATATACGAGAACTCTCGGTTGAAAGAAGTCATGGAACAAGGGGAGTATGGACATTTGGTTGGGGATTCAGCTTATCAGTGTCAGCGATACCTCCTAACGCCTGTGGTCAACCCAACAACACATGCAGAAAAGTGTTACAATAGGGCACACTCTGCCACTAGAAGGAAGGTGAAGCGTGTCATTGGCATTGTGAAAAGGCGCTTCCCTTGCACAAGCCAGGAGCTCAGGTCAAATCCCAAAACATCATGTGCTATCATATTAAGTTGTTTTGCGCTGCATAATTTTGCTCTGGAACGCCAGGGTCCTCCTGATGACTCGGAGGCGTGGTATGCTCCAGATGATGGTCCTCAGGAGAGATACACGGGAGACTATGACCCAGAGGGAGAATCCTACCGGCAACACATCATTTATGAATGGTTCAGTCATGATCCTTCAGGAATTAACTACCAGCAGGATGAAGCCAATTGTGGGAACCAAACTTGGCACTAA